A single Phycisphaerae bacterium DNA region contains:
- a CDS encoding DMT family protein, which translates to MRSILLLVASNLFMTFAWYGHLKFKHVGLIKVILISWGIAFFEYCLQVPANRWGHGDGPGQFDAAQLKTIQEIITLVIFCGFSVIVLKEEMKWNYIVGFVLIAAAGFFVFKKW; encoded by the coding sequence ATGCGGTCTATCTTGCTACTGGTCGCGTCGAATCTGTTCATGACTTTTGCATGGTATGGCCACCTGAAATTCAAGCATGTCGGCCTGATTAAGGTGATTTTGATCAGCTGGGGCATCGCTTTTTTTGAATACTGCCTTCAGGTCCCGGCGAATCGCTGGGGGCACGGCGATGGGCCGGGCCAATTCGACGCCGCGCAACTGAAGACGATTCAGGAGATCATCACCCTGGTCATTTTCTGCGGCTTTTCGGTAATTGTGCTGAAGGAAGAGATGAAGTGGAACTACATCGTGGGTTTCGTACTCATCGCGGCCGCTGGATTCTTTGTATTCAAGAAATGGTGA
- the speB gene encoding agmatinase yields the protein MSQMPDNFLAIPAPYSEYKRAKYAVLPIPYDSTVSFQVGTRNGPRAIITSSQQVELFDEEYGREFLDAGIATLDPIFPNMAGPEQMHADIYDVARKIVRDGKTLISLGGEHSITSALVRAVASKHRKLSVLQIDAHADLRDEYEGTRYSHAAVMRRVLDLKIPVIPVGIRNYSLEEHRFMQSHDFKPISARETRNNPDWIMQAVDSLSESVYVTIDIDGFDPAYAPGTGTPEPGGLDWFQVSDLLRATAMARKIVACDVVEVLPLPGTAQTEFLAAKLIYKLMAHIEGNR from the coding sequence ATGTCACAGATGCCCGACAATTTTCTCGCCATCCCCGCGCCGTACAGCGAGTACAAACGCGCGAAGTACGCCGTGCTCCCGATCCCCTACGACAGTACGGTCAGCTTCCAGGTCGGCACGCGAAACGGACCGAGGGCGATCATCACCTCCAGCCAGCAGGTCGAGCTGTTCGACGAAGAGTACGGACGCGAATTCCTCGATGCCGGAATCGCCACACTCGATCCGATCTTCCCGAACATGGCCGGCCCGGAGCAAATGCACGCCGACATCTATGATGTCGCCAGGAAAATCGTCCGCGACGGCAAAACCCTCATCAGCCTCGGCGGCGAACACTCCATCACCAGCGCGCTCGTTCGCGCCGTGGCATCAAAGCACCGCAAGCTCAGCGTGCTTCAGATCGACGCCCATGCTGATTTGCGCGATGAATACGAAGGCACCCGCTACAGCCATGCAGCCGTCATGCGGCGCGTCCTCGATTTGAAAATCCCGGTCATTCCCGTCGGTATCCGCAACTACAGCCTCGAAGAACATCGTTTCATGCAAAGCCACGACTTCAAGCCCATCTCCGCCCGGGAAACCCGAAACAATCCCGACTGGATCATGCAGGCCGTCGATTCGCTCAGCGAAAGTGTCTACGTCACCATCGACATCGACGGCTTTGATCCCGCCTACGCCCCCGGAACCGGAACACCCGAACCCGGAGGACTCGACTGGTTTCAGGTCAGCGACCTCCTCCGCGCAACGGCCATGGCCAGAAAAATTGTCGCCTGCGACGTTGTCGAGGTGCTGCCCCTGCCGGGAACCGCCCAGACCGAGTTTCTCGCGGCCAAGCTGATCTATAAGCTGATGGCACACATCGAGGGCAATCGCTGA
- a CDS encoding HDIG domain-containing protein, with amino-acid sequence MLSVEAAMRHYARRLGGDVEQWGVTGLLHDFDYERWPDPPSHTREGARILREMNVDDEIVGAILSHAEWNHDSYPLDRPIRKALSAVDELCGFIYAVALVRPTRLDGMEPSSVKKKLKTPQFAAAVNREDIRNGAALLELPLEEHISNCITAMRCVELEIGLAARTG; translated from the coding sequence ATGCTTTCGGTTGAGGCCGCCATGCGGCACTACGCGCGCCGGCTCGGCGGCGATGTCGAGCAATGGGGTGTGACCGGACTGCTGCACGACTTCGATTATGAGCGATGGCCCGATCCACCGTCTCACACGCGAGAGGGCGCGCGGATTCTCCGCGAGATGAACGTGGACGATGAGATTGTCGGGGCGATCCTATCGCATGCGGAGTGGAATCATGATTCGTATCCGCTCGATCGGCCGATTCGGAAGGCGCTGAGCGCAGTGGATGAGCTATGCGGCTTCATTTATGCGGTCGCACTGGTTCGGCCGACGAGGCTTGATGGGATGGAGCCGTCGTCGGTGAAAAAGAAGCTGAAGACGCCGCAATTCGCGGCGGCGGTGAATCGTGAAGACATCCGAAACGGCGCGGCGCTACTGGAGCTGCCGCTTGAGGAGCACATTTCGAACTGCATCACGGCGATGCGATGCGTCGAGTTGGAAATCGGGCTTGCAGCGCGAACCGGATAA
- a CDS encoding HEAT repeat domain-containing protein, with product MRTEPDIRLDADHLRVVACGASVNRGEANRAGRPRGAASRGLRGRSTVFILTTALSLLIGARPGFADTSDEQLKFAKERPFDIEHIKLDLYLELPQKFVRSRATIKGHALRPLERITLDAVGFNDVSVAARFSGESSAPAVFENDGERITVELKRSLEAGESLDLFIDYTLDDPKSGLHFFAPSEEEPETPYLVWSQGQSIDNRHWIPCFDHPNEMQTSEVVCTVAEPYQVISNGKLERVTENSDGTRTFHWSQTKPHVSYLITLVAGEFATRTDTWRDIPVAYHANPKHEEKLERSFRNTPAMLEFFSNQIGVKFPWAKYDQVCCHGFGGGMENTSATTLGERALYDDRRILDDDPDGLISHELAHQWFGDLLTCRDWAHIWLNEGFASYFEALWDEHHSGPEEFSYNMRNKARGAINGGREHPVVWRGYTSPDEQFDSRAYPKGAWVVHMIRRRLGDGLFWQVIKTYVERFSHRSVDTEDLRKTIEEVTGRSFERFFLDWTGRAGSPEVKVAYRWLEQDRMAKLTVEQTQKEDPFHFPLVFEFGFGGDETPYRMTHEVTERQSTFYVPLKRQPKQVRIDPEQAVLMTLAREQPRNIWISQLEDANPSARLDAVEHFADAGGRANMKLLIRRLSVDSFWAVRADIAERLGKEGSESSRDALLANIGTDHPRVRAAVVEALGQFAGDEKVAAALAALVERGDPSYRVETAAIRGYAAVHDGDSAAIIRVAMDRDSDRDVIRAAALEAMGSNGGTDAFGALKAWSLPEKPMTCRAAAIRALAQLASRDVLDEHAVDEVVSLVEKAIKSTPMELRRAGYAACGTLGPRAAGLAATIEEAMKGGPRRLRRMGEETLKRIRGEQKPDKQLAELREKLEQLTQEYKLMSATISKLKSSKGSSEAETEPRSGKEQTSDSAPAAEPSSGVLAN from the coding sequence ATGCGAACTGAACCTGATATCCGCCTGGATGCGGATCATCTGCGCGTCGTGGCTTGCGGCGCTTCCGTGAATCGAGGCGAAGCGAACCGCGCCGGCCGGCCAAGGGGCGCTGCGTCTCGTGGTCTTCGCGGGCGATCGACCGTTTTCATTCTCACAACGGCTCTCTCTCTCTTGATCGGCGCGCGGCCGGGATTTGCCGATACGAGCGACGAACAACTGAAATTCGCAAAGGAACGTCCGTTCGACATCGAGCACATCAAGCTGGATCTCTACTTGGAACTTCCGCAAAAGTTTGTTCGGTCACGTGCGACCATCAAGGGACATGCGTTGCGGCCGCTGGAGCGAATCACGCTGGACGCCGTCGGCTTCAATGATGTCTCGGTGGCAGCACGTTTCAGCGGGGAATCGTCCGCGCCGGCCGTATTTGAAAACGACGGCGAGCGGATCACCGTTGAACTCAAGAGATCGCTGGAGGCCGGCGAGTCACTCGACCTGTTCATTGACTATACACTGGATGATCCGAAGTCGGGTCTGCACTTTTTTGCGCCGTCGGAGGAAGAGCCGGAGACGCCTTACCTGGTCTGGTCGCAAGGACAGTCGATCGATAATCGGCACTGGATTCCGTGCTTTGACCATCCGAACGAGATGCAGACCTCGGAAGTTGTTTGCACAGTCGCAGAGCCTTACCAGGTTATCAGCAACGGAAAACTGGAGCGCGTCACGGAGAACAGCGACGGCACGCGCACCTTTCACTGGTCGCAGACGAAGCCGCATGTCTCGTACCTGATTACGCTGGTTGCGGGCGAGTTCGCGACGCGGACGGACACGTGGCGCGATATCCCGGTCGCGTATCATGCGAACCCGAAGCACGAGGAGAAGCTCGAACGATCGTTCCGTAACACGCCGGCGATGCTGGAGTTTTTCAGCAACCAGATCGGCGTGAAATTCCCCTGGGCGAAATACGATCAGGTTTGCTGTCATGGATTCGGCGGCGGCATGGAGAACACCAGCGCTACGACGCTTGGCGAACGGGCCCTTTATGACGACCGGCGAATATTGGACGACGATCCGGACGGTCTGATCTCCCACGAACTCGCGCACCAGTGGTTCGGCGATTTGCTGACCTGTCGAGACTGGGCGCACATCTGGCTGAACGAAGGGTTCGCATCCTATTTCGAGGCGTTGTGGGATGAGCATCACAGCGGGCCAGAGGAATTCTCCTACAACATGCGGAACAAGGCGCGCGGCGCGATCAACGGAGGCCGCGAGCATCCGGTGGTCTGGCGAGGTTACACCAGTCCGGATGAACAGTTTGATTCACGGGCCTATCCGAAAGGCGCGTGGGTCGTCCACATGATCCGACGACGCCTTGGAGACGGGCTGTTCTGGCAGGTGATCAAGACATACGTCGAGCGTTTCTCGCACCGCTCCGTCGACACCGAGGACCTGCGGAAGACAATTGAAGAGGTCACCGGGCGCAGTTTCGAGCGATTCTTCCTTGACTGGACGGGGCGAGCCGGCAGCCCGGAGGTGAAGGTCGCGTATCGGTGGCTGGAACAGGACCGGATGGCCAAACTGACGGTGGAGCAGACGCAGAAGGAGGATCCATTTCATTTTCCGCTGGTGTTTGAGTTCGGTTTCGGTGGGGATGAGACGCCCTACCGCATGACGCACGAGGTGACCGAGCGGCAATCCACGTTTTATGTTCCGCTGAAGCGGCAACCGAAGCAGGTTCGCATCGACCCGGAGCAGGCCGTGTTGATGACGCTGGCGCGCGAGCAGCCTCGGAACATCTGGATTTCGCAACTGGAGGATGCCAATCCATCGGCGCGACTGGACGCAGTGGAGCATTTCGCGGACGCCGGAGGGCGTGCGAACATGAAGTTGCTCATTCGGCGGCTTTCGGTGGATTCATTCTGGGCGGTTCGGGCTGACATCGCGGAGCGACTTGGGAAAGAAGGCAGTGAGTCGTCGCGTGACGCACTTCTTGCGAACATCGGGACGGACCATCCGCGCGTTCGGGCCGCGGTGGTCGAAGCACTGGGGCAATTCGCGGGTGACGAGAAAGTCGCGGCGGCCCTGGCGGCGCTCGTTGAACGCGGCGATCCGAGTTACCGCGTCGAGACGGCTGCCATCCGCGGATATGCGGCGGTACACGACGGAGACTCGGCAGCCATCATTCGTGTGGCGATGGATCGGGACTCGGACCGTGACGTGATCCGCGCGGCAGCGCTGGAGGCGATGGGTTCAAACGGGGGCACGGACGCATTCGGTGCTTTGAAAGCGTGGTCCCTGCCCGAAAAGCCGATGACGTGCCGGGCCGCGGCGATTCGGGCACTGGCCCAACTTGCATCGCGGGATGTGCTGGATGAGCACGCGGTGGATGAGGTCGTGTCCCTTGTCGAGAAAGCGATCAAGTCGACGCCGATGGAATTGCGGCGAGCCGGTTACGCGGCCTGCGGCACGCTGGGTCCGCGCGCGGCGGGACTGGCCGCGACGATCGAAGAGGCGATGAAAGGCGGTCCTCGCCGACTGCGTCGCATGGGCGAAGAGACGCTGAAGCGCATCCGCGGCGAGCAAAAGCCGGATAAGCAATTGGCGGAGTTGCGCGAGAAATTGGAACAACTGACCCAAGAGTACAAACTGATGTCGGCGACGATTTCGAAGCTGAAATCCAGTAAGGGTTCCAGCGAGGCAGAGACCGAACCTCGATCCGGGAAGGAGCAGACATCAGACTCAGCTCCTGCCGCGGAGCCAAGCTCGGGCGTTTTGGCGAACTAA
- a CDS encoding ferredoxin family protein yields MTHVVTGRCVNCRYTDCATVCPVECFWETENPAMLVIDPDTCIDCGLCVPECPIHAIYTEDEVPAPYAEWTKKNAELFKSGKNITEKKDALPGALSLEEIQQKEKDQGWDVPEPGGV; encoded by the coding sequence ATGACTCACGTCGTCACCGGACGTTGTGTGAATTGTCGCTATACAGACTGCGCCACCGTTTGCCCGGTGGAGTGCTTCTGGGAGACCGAGAATCCAGCGATGCTGGTAATCGATCCGGATACATGCATCGATTGCGGCTTGTGCGTCCCGGAGTGTCCGATCCACGCGATCTACACCGAGGACGAGGTTCCTGCCCCGTACGCCGAGTGGACGAAGAAGAATGCCGAACTCTTCAAGTCGGGCAAGAACATCACGGAAAAGAAGGATGCTCTGCCCGGCGCCCTCTCACTCGAGGAAATTCAACAAAAAGAGAAGGATCAGGGCTGGGATGTGCCCGAACCTGGCGGTGTTTGA
- a CDS encoding sigma-70 family RNA polymerase sigma factor, which translates to MMNEGGATRVEGSVDPRIPTALAPVESVQKTLDATARARLHRLLTRPFEYIHHPSFEKAGAGKELFSDEFAGEVSARPWCNAVDPTAPSFDTSLAAPITLTAKEEKKLFLQLNYARFRMGKILSRFAGKRLSEQAAQELIWWQTKVEAIRGEIVKANMPLVLAMAKRTRLGNLDYAELVSEGNMALLRSVDKFDCGRGFKFSTYGCRAILKSFSRVAMKIGRYRGRFPVEFDPTLERSDFAEQQHDNVESGCLDELRGILADNSASLNEVEVKVLQARFALARVEGAPGDGPQTLEEVGMLIGVTKERVRQIQNRALSKLRERLQKDFLAA; encoded by the coding sequence ATGATGAACGAAGGTGGCGCGACCCGTGTTGAGGGTAGTGTTGACCCGAGGATTCCGACGGCCCTTGCGCCGGTGGAATCGGTGCAGAAGACGCTCGACGCGACTGCTCGAGCGCGACTTCACCGGCTGCTCACGCGGCCGTTCGAGTACATCCATCACCCGAGCTTTGAGAAGGCCGGCGCCGGCAAGGAGCTCTTTAGTGACGAGTTTGCCGGCGAAGTTTCGGCCCGACCGTGGTGCAACGCGGTCGATCCGACCGCCCCGTCGTTTGACACGTCGCTGGCCGCCCCGATTACGCTGACTGCCAAAGAAGAGAAGAAGCTGTTTCTTCAGTTGAACTATGCCCGATTTCGGATGGGCAAGATTCTCAGCCGGTTTGCCGGCAAGCGATTGAGCGAACAGGCCGCGCAGGAACTCATCTGGTGGCAGACGAAGGTCGAGGCCATCCGCGGCGAGATCGTCAAGGCCAACATGCCGCTGGTGCTGGCGATGGCCAAGCGAACGCGCCTAGGCAATCTCGATTACGCAGAGTTGGTGAGCGAAGGGAACATGGCACTGCTGCGGAGCGTGGACAAATTCGACTGCGGGCGGGGCTTCAAGTTCAGTACCTATGGTTGCCGGGCGATTCTGAAGAGCTTCAGCCGAGTGGCGATGAAGATCGGTCGATATCGCGGGCGATTTCCAGTTGAATTCGATCCTACGCTGGAGCGCAGCGACTTCGCGGAGCAGCAGCACGATAACGTCGAATCGGGATGCCTGGATGAACTGCGCGGGATTCTCGCGGACAACTCGGCCTCGCTGAACGAGGTCGAGGTAAAGGTTCTTCAAGCCCGGTTCGCACTGGCCCGCGTGGAAGGCGCGCCCGGGGACGGGCCGCAAACGCTGGAGGAAGTCGGCATGCTGATCGGCGTGACAAAAGAGCGCGTCAGGCAGATTCAGAATCGCGCCTTGTCGAAACTTCGGGAACGACTGCAGAAGGATTTTCTGGCGGCGTGA